Proteins from a single region of Macaca thibetana thibetana isolate TM-01 chromosome 4, ASM2454274v1, whole genome shotgun sequence:
- the SMIM28 gene encoding small integral membrane protein 28: MRGLLGSSWKKFGHAGRETYEWLTSEPSPPLLETQLQGTQWVSSTQEDVEPFLCILLPATILLFLAFLLLFLYRRCKSPPPQGQVFSIDLPEHPPAEEVTDLPGLAWGSEDFPYSPLPPEATLPSQCLLPSYEEATRNPPGEEARGCSPSV; encoded by the exons ATGCGGGGACTGCTGGGCAGCAGCTGGAAGAAGTTTGGACATGCTGGCCGGGAGACATACGAGTGGTTAACCAGCGAGCCCAGCCCGCCTCTCTTGGAGACCCAGCTGCAG GGCACCCAGTGGGTGAGCTCCACCCAGGAGGATGTGGAGCCCTTCCTGTGCATCCTTCTGCCAGCCACTATCCTGCTCTTCCTGGCCTTTCTGCTGTTGTTCCTGTACCGCCGCTGCAAGTCCCCGCCACCCCAGGGGCAGGTGTTCAGCATTGACCTACCAGAGCACCCACCTGCAGAAGAGGTGACAGACCTGCCCGGCCTGGCCTGGGGCAGTGAGGACTTCCCCTACTCCCCATTGCCCCCGGAGGCCACTCTCCCCTCCCAGTGTTTACTGCCCTCCTACGAGGAGGCCACCAGAAATCCTCCTGGGGAGGAGGCCCGGGGATGCAGTCCTTCAGTATGA